A stretch of Tripterygium wilfordii isolate XIE 37 chromosome 11, ASM1340144v1, whole genome shotgun sequence DNA encodes these proteins:
- the LOC120009675 gene encoding c-Myc-binding protein homolog, translated as MMRYKEEKEAKKEAFRKYLESSGVVDAVTKVLVALYEQDDKPSSALEFIQQKLGGPSLSEYEKLQVEMSDLQIKYSELLSAHQGTCKELEEIMNMHAMTSTTKKDTDDEAQPKDGH; from the exons aTGATGCGATACAAAGAG GAAAAAGAGGCAAAGAAGGAAGCATTTCGGAAGTACTTGGAGTCTAGTGGAGTTGTTGATGCTGTCACCAAAG TTCTGGTTGCATTGTATGAACAGGATGACAAGCCCTCATCTGCTCTTGA GTTCATTCAACAAAAACTAGGTGGACCAAGTCTATCCGAGTATGAAAAGCTACAAGTGGAAATGTCAGATTTGCAAATCAAGTATAGTGAGCTTTTGTCAGCACATCAAGGAACTTGCAAAGAG TTGGAGGAAATAATGAACATGCATGCCATGACATCTACTACAAAAAAGGATACTGATGATGAAGCACAACCAAAGGATGGACATTAA
- the LOC120008754 gene encoding berberine bridge enzyme-like 7: MKGKISLQVLIFIISFFSVSWAIPTQTLLDNFLQCLTTQSNSISNAIYIQTNPSFESVLTSYIRNKRFTAPSTPKPLAIITALEEHHVQSTVVCAKTHLLQLRIRSGGHDYEGLSYRSDVPFIILDMFNLRSIDIDLGNVSSTAWAQAGATLGELCYKIANTSNFLGFPVGGYPTIGLGGHISGGGYGTMMRKYGLSVDNVIDARIVDVNGRILDRKSMGEDLFWAIRGGGGASFGVILAWKLKLVPVPGNVTMFRLHRSLAQNGTDIVYRWQQVASKLPDELFIRAVPLLQNGTVYVAFAGFFLGQTNNLLPLMQSSFPELGLQKQDCQEMRWVESVVNWAGFPNGTSIDVLLDRPKGAQMFSKLKSDYVKKPISKHGLKTIWKMMVNTKTDMWMQWNPYGGRMNKIPASALPFPHRSGNLFKIQYGLTWTNESDTDYNVDVMRRFYEGMTPYVSKSPREAFQNYRDNDIGSGKSDKTVWANATAYGTKYFKNNFWRLTQVKAKVDPFNFFIHEQSIPPSFALI, encoded by the coding sequence atgaaggggaAAATCTCTCTTCAAGTgctaatatttataatttcattCTTTTCAGTTTCGTGGGCCATCCCTACCCAAACCCTTCTTGACAACTTTCTACAATGCCTTACTACCCAATCCAATTCAATCTCCAATGCCATTTACATCCAAACCAATCCTTCATTTGAGTCTGTTCTCACATCATACATCAGAAACAAAAGATTCACAGCACCCTCAACTCCAAAACCTCTAGCAATAATCACAGCACTGGAAGAACATCATGTCCAATCAACCGTTGTTTGTGCTAAAACTCATCTCCTGCAACTCAGAATCAGAAGTGGTGGACATGATTACGAGGGGCTTTCGTACCGATCCGATGTCCCATTCATTATCCTTGACATGTTTAATCTTCGATCCATCGATATCGACCTTGGAAATGTTAGTAGTACTGCTTGGGCTCAAGCAGGGGCAACACTTGGTGAACTCTGCTACAAAATTGCCAACACAAGTAATTTTCTTGGCTTTCCTGTCGGTGGATATCCTACCATCGGTCTTGGTGGACACATTTCTGGTGGTGGGTATGGTACGATGATGAGAAAATATGGTCTTTCTGTTGATAATGTTATCGACGCAAGAATAGTCGACGTCAATGGACGAATCCTGGACAGGAAATCAATGGGAGAAGACCTGTTTTGGGCTATTAGAGGAGGTGGTGGTGCAAGCTTTGGTGTCATACTTGCCTGGAAATTAAAATTGGTTCCAGTCCCTGGAAATGTGACGATGTTCAGGCTTCACAGGAGTCTAGCACAAAATGGTACCGACATCGTTTATCGGTGGCAACAAGTTGCTAGTAAATTACCTGATGAGCTCTTCATAAGAGCAGTGCCACTACTACAAAATGGAACAGTGTACGTTGCTTTCGCTGGATTCTTTTTAGGCCAAACAAACAATCTTCTTCCACTGATGCAAAGTAGCTTTCCTGAATTGGGTCTACAAAAGCAGGACTGTCAAGAAATGAGATGGGTTGAATCTGTTGTTAATTGGGCAGGTTTTCCTAATGGAACATCCATTGATGTTCTACTTGACAGGCCAAAAGGTGCTCAGATGTTTTCCAAGTTGAAATCTGATTATGTGAAAAAACCCATCTCAAAACATGGCCTGAAAACCATATGGAAGATGATGGTCAACACAAAAACCGATATGTGGATGCAATGGAATCCATATGGAGGAAGAATGAACAAGATTCCAGCGTCTGCATTGCCATTCCCTCATCGATCTGGTAATCTGTTCAAGATTCAGTATGGACTAACATGGACTAATGAGAGTGATACTGATTACAATGTAGATGTGATGAGGAGGTTTTATGAGGGTATGACTCCATACGTGTCAAAGAGCCCAAGAGAGGCATTTCAGAATTACAGAGACAATGATATTGGAAGCGGTAAGAGCGATAAAACAGTGTGGGCAAATGCTACTGCTTATGGAACTAAGTACTTCAAGAACAATTTCTGGAGGTTGACACAAGTGAAGGCTAAAGTTGATccttttaatttcttcattcatgAACAGAGTATTCCACCTTCATTTGCACTCATTTAA